From Thermoflavifilum aggregans, a single genomic window includes:
- a CDS encoding glycosyltransferase family 2 protein, protein MDISVVIPLKDEAESLPELCAWIHRVMKENGWSYEMILVDDGSTDGSWEVIQQLSHQYPALKGIRFQRNYGKSAALNEGFRHASGEVVITMDADLQDSPDEIPALYEMIITQGYDLVSGWKKKRHDNLFTKNIPSRFFNWVTRRISHIPLHDFNCGLKAYRKKVVKSIEVYGEMHRYIPVIAKWAGFTRIGEKVVTHRPRKYGRSKFGWERFINGFLDLLSIVFVGRFGKRPMHFFGTMGTIAFLFGFAIAVYLTVAKFMFLQYRMTERPIFYLALLAMIIGSQLFLAGFLGELITRNAPERNQYLIEEKLNLE, encoded by the coding sequence ATGGATATTTCTGTTGTTATTCCGCTGAAAGATGAAGCTGAATCATTGCCCGAACTCTGTGCATGGATTCATCGGGTAATGAAGGAAAACGGATGGAGTTATGAAATGATTCTGGTTGATGATGGATCGACCGATGGGTCATGGGAGGTGATTCAGCAACTTTCACATCAATACCCAGCTTTAAAAGGCATTCGCTTCCAGCGCAATTATGGAAAATCAGCTGCACTGAACGAAGGTTTCCGGCATGCAAGTGGTGAAGTGGTTATTACCATGGATGCTGATCTGCAGGACAGCCCGGATGAGATTCCTGCTCTCTATGAAATGATTATTACGCAAGGATACGATTTGGTAAGTGGCTGGAAAAAGAAACGACACGATAACCTGTTTACGAAAAATATTCCATCTCGTTTTTTCAACTGGGTAACACGGCGCATTTCACATATTCCTTTGCATGATTTTAATTGTGGTCTGAAGGCTTATCGTAAAAAAGTAGTGAAAAGCATTGAAGTGTATGGTGAAATGCACCGATATATTCCGGTCATTGCCAAATGGGCCGGATTTACCCGCATCGGCGAAAAGGTGGTGACACATCGTCCCCGCAAATACGGCCGTTCCAAATTTGGCTGGGAAAGATTCATCAATGGATTTCTGGATTTGCTGTCCATCGTGTTCGTAGGGCGTTTTGGCAAACGTCCGATGCATTTCTTTGGTACCATGGGCACCATTGCTTTTCTATTTGGTTTTGCCATAGCGGTTTATTTAACCGTGGCAAAATTTATGTTTCTGCAATACCGCATGACCGAACGACCTATTTTTTATCTGGCTTTGCTGGCCATGATTATCGGTTCACAACTATTTCTGGCGGGTTTTTTGGGTGAGCTGATAACACGCAATGCTCCCGAACGCAACCAATATCTCATTGAAGAGAAATTAAATCTTGAATAA
- a CDS encoding DUF4199 domain-containing protein, which produces MEQSPQTPASPKTHLQWGILTAVVMIVLFVVYYVFAVPQQGFARWIPTLLFVVLIILAQQAYGKAMANRVTYGELFANGFKTTAVTTSLYVVFMILFLIIVPGFKEQSLNMAREAMEKKGNMTEDQINMAMSFTAKYFTVFMLAGTIFGTLIAGVIASLIGAAIARKEGKSAPPAS; this is translated from the coding sequence ATGGAACAATCACCTCAAACACCTGCCAGCCCCAAGACACATCTGCAATGGGGCATATTGACCGCCGTGGTCATGATTGTATTATTTGTTGTGTATTATGTTTTTGCTGTTCCCCAGCAAGGCTTTGCGCGATGGATACCCACCTTGCTTTTCGTGGTGTTGATTATCCTTGCACAACAAGCCTACGGAAAAGCCATGGCAAATCGCGTAACCTATGGCGAATTGTTTGCCAATGGATTTAAAACAACAGCAGTTACCACATCTTTATATGTGGTGTTTATGATTTTATTCCTGATTATTGTGCCAGGGTTTAAGGAACAATCACTGAATATGGCACGTGAAGCCATGGAAAAAAAAGGCAACATGACCGAAGATCAGATCAACATGGCTATGAGCTTCACGGCTAAATATTTTACGGTATTTATGTTGGCCGGCACGATCTTCGGAACCCTGATTGCCGGAGTTATTGCTTCGTTGATAGGTGCAGCCATTGCCCGCAAGGAAGGCAAATCTGCGCCACCTGCAAGTTGA
- a CDS encoding dihydroorotase: MRVLLSQVRIVDPRHLTVSAPSDILIVNGHIERIADRIDDETAQRISFPNAYVSPGWVDLFADFGDPGFERKEDLASGCAAAAAGGFTEVCLVPNTSPVVQSKAELDYLLHKSRHLPVTIRPLGAISKDLEGKALAELYDLHTYGAVAFSDGWQPVQSAGLLLKALEYVRAFDGLIIQLPDNQSLSAHGLMHEGIHSVRLGMPGIPAISELIQVQRDTELARYAASRIHFTGISTREALQVIARAKEEGLQVSCSVTPYHLALTDACLESYDTNLKVMPPLRSQEDLDALKQAVQQGLIDAFATHHRPQDIESKQVEFEYAAPGMIGLESFFGIMNRELAAVELTKKIAMLTTKPRSLLRLPEVEISVGKEANLTIFDPDKEWIFEEKHIRSKSHHTPFIGQRLKGFVYGILTKNQLVLHNSSPQ, encoded by the coding sequence ATGCGTGTATTGCTCTCACAAGTACGGATTGTGGATCCCCGCCACCTCACGGTTTCTGCACCCAGCGATATATTGATTGTCAACGGACATATCGAACGGATAGCCGACCGGATAGATGATGAAACGGCGCAACGGATTAGCTTTCCCAATGCATATGTATCTCCCGGCTGGGTGGATTTGTTTGCTGATTTCGGAGATCCGGGTTTTGAGCGGAAAGAAGATCTGGCAAGCGGCTGCGCGGCTGCGGCTGCGGGAGGATTCACCGAAGTGTGCCTGGTGCCCAATACTTCTCCTGTGGTGCAATCAAAAGCTGAACTGGATTATCTGTTGCATAAATCCCGGCACCTGCCGGTTACCATCCGGCCGCTGGGCGCCATCAGCAAGGATCTGGAAGGCAAAGCGCTTGCTGAATTATACGATCTACACACCTATGGGGCTGTGGCTTTCAGCGATGGGTGGCAGCCGGTGCAGTCGGCCGGATTGCTGCTAAAGGCCCTGGAATATGTGAGGGCTTTCGATGGACTTATCATCCAGCTGCCCGATAACCAGTCACTATCTGCACACGGGCTCATGCACGAAGGTATCCATTCCGTACGGCTGGGTATGCCCGGCATACCGGCTATCAGCGAACTCATCCAGGTGCAACGGGATACAGAACTGGCCCGCTACGCCGCATCCCGTATTCATTTCACCGGCATATCAACACGCGAAGCTCTGCAGGTTATTGCCCGAGCCAAAGAAGAGGGCTTGCAGGTAAGCTGCTCTGTGACGCCCTACCACCTGGCGCTCACCGATGCCTGCCTGGAAAGCTATGACACCAACCTAAAAGTGATGCCCCCGTTGCGATCGCAGGAAGATTTGGATGCCCTGAAACAGGCTGTTCAGCAAGGTTTGATAGATGCGTTTGCCACACACCATCGCCCTCAGGATATAGAAAGCAAACAGGTGGAATTTGAATACGCCGCACCGGGAATGATCGGACTGGAAAGTTTTTTTGGTATCATGAACCGAGAATTAGCCGCTGTTGAGCTGACAAAAAAAATTGCGATGCTCACCACCAAACCAAGATCCCTGCTGCGTTTGCCGGAGGTGGAAATAAGTGTTGGAAAAGAAGCAAATCTCACTATCTTTGATCCAGATAAAGAATGGATTTTTGAAGAAAAACATATTCGCTCCAAATCACATCATACACCTTTTATCGGTCAGCGGTTAAAAGGTTTTGTTTATGGTATATTGACCAAAAATCAACTCGTTTTGCATAATTCTTCACCTCAATAA
- the argH gene encoding argininosuccinate lyase — MNKLWQKNIPVHEAVERFTTASDRQFDPLLAPFDILGSLAHIRMLAAVGLLAEAEQKQLATALREIYQHIAEKGFALEPGVEDVHSQIELWLTQKLGDIGKKIHSGRSRNDQVLVDIKLFLRAEIETLVHELYSFFQKLIQLSEQHRDDLMPGYTHLQLAMPSSFGLWFSAYAESLVDDMRILRAAFDVVNKNPLGSAAGYGSSFPLNRKMTTALLGFDDLHYNVMYAQMSRGKTEKIVAQALSNIAATLGRLAMDVCLYMNPHFNFIRLPDEFTTGSSIMPHKKNPDVFELIRARCNQLQALPYEITVMTTNLPSGYHRDLQLIKEHLFPAFQLLKDCVQMFDLMFTHLEVRKNILDDPQYKYLFSVEEVNRRVLQGIPFRDAYRQVGQEIEEGRFQYSGELHHTHEGSIGNLCLDDIKRMMETQVNSFPFEKIHQALQQLLAEA, encoded by the coding sequence ATGAACAAGCTCTGGCAAAAAAATATTCCGGTTCATGAAGCCGTAGAACGTTTTACCACTGCCAGTGACAGGCAGTTTGATCCCTTGCTTGCGCCCTTTGATATTCTGGGTTCGCTGGCACATATCCGCATGCTGGCCGCTGTAGGCCTGCTGGCTGAGGCAGAACAAAAACAACTGGCCACGGCTTTGCGTGAAATTTATCAGCATATTGCGGAAAAAGGATTTGCACTGGAGCCGGGCGTAGAAGATGTACATTCACAGATTGAACTGTGGCTCACCCAAAAGCTGGGTGATATCGGTAAAAAAATCCACAGTGGCCGTTCCCGCAACGATCAGGTGCTGGTGGATATTAAACTGTTTCTGCGTGCAGAAATAGAAACGTTGGTGCATGAACTGTACAGCTTTTTTCAGAAGCTGATTCAATTGAGCGAGCAGCACCGAGATGATCTGATGCCCGGATATACGCATTTGCAGCTGGCCATGCCATCATCTTTCGGTTTATGGTTTAGTGCGTATGCCGAAAGCTTGGTGGATGATATGCGCATACTCCGTGCAGCATTTGACGTGGTCAACAAAAATCCATTGGGCTCTGCAGCAGGCTATGGTTCATCATTTCCGCTGAATAGGAAAATGACTACCGCTTTGCTGGGTTTCGATGATTTGCATTACAATGTGATGTATGCCCAGATGAGCCGCGGTAAAACAGAAAAAATCGTGGCGCAGGCGTTATCCAATATAGCTGCCACATTGGGCCGTTTGGCTATGGATGTATGCCTGTACATGAATCCGCATTTTAATTTCATTCGCCTGCCGGATGAATTTACAACCGGATCATCCATCATGCCACACAAAAAAAATCCCGATGTATTTGAACTGATACGCGCCCGATGCAATCAGCTGCAGGCATTGCCATATGAAATTACTGTGATGACAACCAATTTGCCTTCAGGCTACCATCGCGATCTGCAGCTGATAAAGGAGCATTTGTTTCCTGCTTTTCAGTTGTTGAAAGATTGCGTGCAGATGTTTGATCTCATGTTTACCCATCTGGAAGTCAGGAAAAATATTCTGGATGATCCTCAATACAAGTATCTATTCAGTGTGGAAGAAGTGAATCGCCGTGTATTGCAGGGCATTCCTTTCCGCGATGCATACCGGCAGGTGGGACAGGAAATTGAAGAAGGCCGTTTTCAATACAGCGGTGAACTGCATCATACACACGAAGGAAGCATTGGCAACCTCTGCCTGGATGATATCAAACGCATGATGGAGACACAGGTAAACAGCTTTCCTTTCGAAAAGATTCATCAGGCTTTGCAGCAATTGCTTGCAGAAGCATAA
- a CDS encoding S9 family peptidase, whose amino-acid sequence MKYCKSLLLLGLCSLYLGMYASFAQPLAHAWSPNSLVWSDDEPRPLPDIESFERVQWEKTGHLFTRLITADDGTQQIVEYDPASGFASQVLVSSRELTPSGSQQALHVESYSYDRAHHLLLIFTNSKRVWRAHTRGDFWVYNLQAHRLYQLGKGLPPSSLQFAKISPDGKMAAYVSEHNIYVEDLATGKRKQLTHDGTEKIINGTFDWAYEEELFCRDGFRWSPDSKSIAYWQINASKVRDYVMLNTTDSIYSFTIPVQYPKVGYNPSSARIGVVDVNSGITSWIKIPGDPYQHYLPRMEWAGNANELMIQQLNRRQDSSVLYLANVKNHTVKRIYAEGDTTWIDLNYFWQYDRPGWDWIAHYQDFLWTTEKDGWKHVYRLHRDGTGEKLLTRGNYDVIDIAGIDEQNGWLYFTASPENATQQYLYRVRLDGSSTTPEKVSPADETGTHQYQFSADGLFALHIFSNHTTPPVAEMVAFPSGSVLKSLPQYPLSAEQVHFLTRNPQTFFRVTTDDGVTMDGWIIKPANFDSTKKYPVLFYVYGEPASTTVRDVFAPNAWYQQLADAGYVIISVDNRGTPAPKGAAWRHAIYRGIGVLNIHDQAMAARKILEWPWVDTSRIAVWGWSGGGSSTQNLMFQYPDIYKTGMAVAGISYLPCYDNIYEERYMGLMPDDSAYYEAGSSINHVEGLRGHLLIVHGSGDDNVHYQNQERLINALVAHGKQFAMMEYPNRTHSISEGKGTTQHLYTLLTQFLETNCPPGAR is encoded by the coding sequence ATGAAATATTGCAAATCATTGCTGCTGCTTGGCTTATGCAGCCTGTATCTGGGAATGTACGCATCTTTCGCTCAACCTCTGGCTCATGCTTGGTCGCCCAACAGCCTCGTATGGAGCGACGATGAACCGCGTCCGTTACCCGACATCGAAAGTTTTGAACGTGTGCAATGGGAAAAAACCGGACATCTGTTTACCCGATTGATCACTGCTGATGACGGTACACAACAAATTGTGGAATACGATCCTGCTTCCGGTTTTGCATCGCAGGTGCTGGTTAGTTCCCGCGAGCTTACTCCTTCCGGCAGCCAGCAGGCCCTCCATGTGGAATCCTACAGCTACGACCGCGCTCATCATCTGTTACTCATTTTCACCAATTCCAAACGCGTTTGGCGTGCACACACGCGCGGCGATTTCTGGGTTTATAATCTGCAAGCCCATCGGCTTTATCAGTTAGGAAAAGGACTTCCGCCTTCATCGCTGCAGTTTGCAAAAATTTCACCCGACGGGAAAATGGCTGCTTATGTGAGTGAACATAATATCTATGTGGAAGATTTAGCCACAGGCAAAAGAAAACAGCTCACACACGACGGAACGGAAAAAATCATCAATGGTACATTCGACTGGGCTTATGAAGAAGAGCTTTTTTGCCGCGACGGATTTCGCTGGAGCCCCGACAGCAAGTCAATTGCTTACTGGCAAATCAATGCCAGCAAAGTACGTGATTATGTAATGCTGAATACCACAGATTCTATTTATTCATTTACCATTCCCGTACAATACCCGAAGGTCGGCTACAACCCTTCATCAGCACGTATCGGCGTGGTGGATGTAAACAGCGGTATTACCTCCTGGATAAAAATTCCCGGCGATCCCTATCAGCATTATCTGCCGCGGATGGAATGGGCCGGCAACGCAAATGAACTCATGATTCAGCAACTGAACAGACGGCAGGATAGCAGCGTGCTTTACCTAGCCAACGTGAAAAACCATACCGTAAAACGTATTTATGCAGAAGGTGATACCACATGGATTGACCTGAATTATTTCTGGCAATATGATCGGCCGGGATGGGACTGGATTGCGCATTATCAGGATTTCCTGTGGACAACGGAAAAAGACGGATGGAAACATGTATACCGGCTGCATCGCGATGGTACTGGTGAAAAACTGCTAACTCGCGGAAATTATGATGTGATTGACATCGCTGGTATTGATGAACAAAACGGATGGCTGTATTTCACTGCGTCGCCTGAAAATGCCACCCAGCAATATTTGTATCGGGTGCGACTCGATGGAAGCAGTACCACTCCCGAGAAAGTTTCTCCGGCCGATGAAACAGGTACACATCAATATCAGTTTTCAGCAGATGGCCTGTTTGCCCTGCATATTTTTTCCAATCACACCACACCGCCGGTAGCCGAAATGGTTGCATTCCCATCAGGCTCAGTACTGAAAAGTTTACCTCAATATCCTTTATCTGCTGAACAAGTTCATTTTCTGACACGCAATCCTCAAACCTTTTTCCGCGTTACCACTGACGATGGAGTCACCATGGATGGCTGGATAATAAAACCCGCAAATTTCGATTCCACAAAAAAATATCCCGTGCTGTTTTATGTGTACGGTGAACCGGCATCCACCACGGTGCGTGATGTATTTGCACCGAATGCCTGGTATCAGCAACTTGCCGATGCAGGATATGTGATTATTTCGGTTGATAACCGGGGTACGCCTGCACCCAAGGGTGCAGCCTGGCGACATGCCATTTATCGCGGTATTGGCGTGCTAAATATTCATGATCAGGCTATGGCAGCCAGAAAAATTTTGGAATGGCCATGGGTTGATACCAGCCGTATTGCCGTATGGGGCTGGAGTGGCGGTGGATCATCCACCCAAAACCTGATGTTTCAATACCCGGATATCTACAAAACCGGTATGGCCGTAGCGGGCATATCCTATCTGCCATGTTACGACAACATCTATGAAGAACGCTATATGGGTCTGATGCCCGACGACAGTGCATATTACGAAGCCGGTTCATCCATAAACCATGTGGAAGGCCTGCGGGGACATCTGCTGATTGTACATGGCAGCGGTGATGACAATGTGCATTATCAGAATCAGGAACGATTGATCAATGCATTGGTTGCACATGGAAAACAATTTGCCATGATGGAATATCCCAATCGCACACATAGTATCAGCGAAGGCAAGGGCACTACCCAGCATCTGTACACTTTGCTGACTCAATTTCTGGAAACCAACTGTCCGCCGGGAGCCAGATAA
- a CDS encoding RluA family pseudouridine synthase, translated as MKIPADDAELYQSDEFERLLITVDGRQEPVRVDKYLTQRIAGISRNRIQQAIEAGLVKWLDPDGQQQPRPVKANYKVKPGDRFEVWLFVQPDTEEIIPEPVPLNIVYEDEHVIVINKPAGLVVHPGNGNYSGTLVNGLAYHLQNTASQELPRWGLVHRIDKNTSGLLVVAKSDLALRHLARQFYEHTTERKYLALVWGDLPQDSGTIRAHIGRHQRYRQLMDAYPDGEYGKEAVTHYRVLERFYYVTLVECQLETGRTHQIRVHMQHIGHPLFNDETYGGNRIVKGTIYRQYKDFVNRCFEIMPRQALHAQTLGFTHPATGERMYFEAPLPDDFRAVLEAWREYVSALQR; from the coding sequence GTGAAGATTCCTGCAGACGATGCTGAATTGTATCAAAGTGATGAATTCGAACGGTTGCTGATCACGGTAGATGGGCGACAGGAGCCGGTTCGGGTTGATAAATATTTAACCCAGCGCATTGCAGGTATTTCGCGTAATCGCATCCAACAGGCCATTGAAGCGGGTCTGGTGAAATGGCTTGATCCTGACGGGCAGCAGCAACCCCGTCCTGTAAAAGCCAACTACAAGGTGAAACCAGGTGACCGGTTTGAAGTCTGGCTTTTTGTACAGCCCGATACGGAAGAAATTATTCCTGAACCTGTCCCGCTAAATATTGTATATGAAGATGAACATGTGATTGTGATCAACAAACCGGCCGGTCTGGTCGTACATCCCGGTAATGGCAATTATTCAGGCACCCTGGTCAATGGATTGGCTTATCATCTGCAAAACACGGCTTCGCAAGAGCTTCCCCGATGGGGGTTGGTACATCGTATTGATAAAAATACCAGCGGATTGCTAGTTGTGGCCAAATCAGATCTGGCCCTGCGGCATCTTGCCCGTCAATTCTATGAACATACCACAGAAAGAAAATACCTGGCATTGGTGTGGGGCGATTTGCCGCAGGATAGCGGTACTATCCGCGCCCATATCGGCAGACATCAACGCTACCGCCAACTGATGGATGCCTATCCCGATGGAGAATATGGAAAGGAGGCAGTTACCCACTATCGTGTGCTGGAAAGATTTTATTATGTGACTTTGGTGGAATGTCAACTGGAAACAGGCCGCACACATCAGATCCGCGTGCATATGCAGCATATCGGCCATCCTTTGTTCAATGATGAAACCTATGGTGGCAACCGCATTGTAAAAGGTACGATATACAGGCAATACAAGGATTTTGTGAATCGTTGCTTTGAAATCATGCCCCGCCAGGCTCTTCATGCACAGACCCTGGGCTTTACGCATCCTGCCACTGGCGAGCGCATGTATTTTGAGGCTCCCCTGCCGGATGATTTTCGCGCGGTGCTGGAAGCCTGGAGAGAGTATGTATCGGCTTTACAGCGTTAG
- a CDS encoding xylulokinase, with amino-acid sequence MAYLLGFDVGSSSVKASLVDAETGRCVASAFSPATEMPIQAPQPGWAEQDPERWWQELINATRRLQAKANLQEVKAIGISYQMHGLVCVDRHQRVLRPAIIWCDSRAVDIGRQAFEQLGELFCLQHLLNSPGNFTASKLRWVKIHEPHVYEQIQYILLPGDYIAMRLTGEPATTLTGLSEGIWWDYARQQVSEELLRHYEIDKQLLPPLVPVFGEQGRVTKQAAEQLQIPAGIPVSYRAGDQPNNAFSLKVLYPGEAAATAGTSAVIYSVTDRAAADERSRINTFIHVTHQPRQPRYGLLLCINGAGIFNGWLRKYFSNAGYEDMNRQAAQIEAGADGLLFFPFGNGAERVLENRLLQAHLMELDLNRHSSAHIFRAAQEGVVFALKYGYDILQQTGSAVQVIRAGMANMFLSPVFREVFTHTTGAVLELYETDGAQGAARAAGVGADLYASWEECFTGIHKVMELHPETTYQQRYAAIYEKWKNRLQQIVDLKAH; translated from the coding sequence ATGGCATATTTACTTGGATTTGACGTGGGTTCTTCCTCGGTAAAGGCATCTTTGGTAGACGCAGAAACCGGCCGATGCGTAGCCAGCGCTTTTTCCCCTGCCACGGAAATGCCAATTCAGGCCCCCCAACCGGGCTGGGCCGAGCAAGATCCGGAACGCTGGTGGCAGGAGCTGATCAACGCTACCCGTCGGCTGCAGGCAAAGGCTAACCTGCAGGAAGTCAAAGCCATTGGTATTTCCTATCAGATGCACGGGCTGGTGTGTGTAGATCGCCACCAGCGTGTGTTGCGGCCGGCTATCATCTGGTGCGACAGCCGGGCGGTAGATATCGGCCGCCAGGCATTTGAACAGCTTGGTGAATTATTTTGCCTGCAGCATCTGCTCAACTCGCCGGGCAACTTCACAGCATCCAAACTGCGTTGGGTAAAAATCCATGAGCCTCATGTATACGAACAGATTCAGTACATCCTGTTGCCCGGCGATTATATTGCCATGCGGCTCACAGGTGAGCCTGCAACCACTCTCACGGGGCTTTCCGAAGGCATCTGGTGGGATTATGCCAGGCAACAGGTGAGCGAAGAACTGCTTCGGCATTATGAAATTGACAAGCAGCTTTTGCCTCCGCTGGTACCTGTTTTTGGTGAACAGGGCCGCGTAACGAAGCAGGCTGCTGAACAATTGCAAATACCAGCCGGCATACCTGTCAGTTACCGGGCAGGTGATCAGCCCAATAATGCTTTTTCGCTGAAGGTGCTGTATCCGGGCGAAGCTGCAGCTACAGCCGGCACCAGTGCCGTTATTTACAGCGTCACCGATCGGGCGGCAGCTGATGAGCGTTCGCGCATCAACACTTTTATTCATGTAACTCATCAGCCACGGCAACCGCGTTATGGATTGCTGCTTTGCATCAATGGGGCCGGCATTTTCAATGGCTGGCTCCGTAAATATTTCAGCAATGCGGGTTATGAAGATATGAACCGTCAGGCCGCACAGATAGAAGCAGGAGCTGATGGACTGCTCTTTTTCCCGTTTGGAAACGGTGCAGAACGCGTACTCGAAAACCGTTTGTTGCAGGCTCATCTGATGGAACTGGATCTCAATAGGCATAGCAGTGCGCATATATTTCGTGCTGCACAGGAAGGTGTGGTTTTTGCCCTGAAGTATGGGTATGATATTCTGCAGCAAACCGGATCAGCCGTACAGGTCATCCGGGCGGGGATGGCCAACATGTTTTTGAGTCCCGTATTCCGGGAAGTTTTTACCCATACCACCGGAGCTGTGCTGGAGCTGTATGAAACGGATGGAGCCCAAGGTGCAGCACGGGCTGCGGGCGTGGGTGCAGACTTGTATGCCTCATGGGAAGAATGTTTTACGGGTATCCATAAAGTCATGGAACTGCATCCGGAAACCACATATCAACAGCGCTATGCCGCCATCTACGAAAAATGGAAAAACAGATTGCAGCAAATCGTGGATCTGAAAGCTCATTGA
- a CDS encoding phosphate ABC transporter ATP-binding protein has product MHNKDIIRIEDLHVTTSTQVILRHINLHIPRNKITVILGPSGCGKTTLLKCLNRLTDLHPQLQVTGKVWIDDEDIFQPNVDVIAVRKKMGLLSQRPFPLPMSIYQNVAYGLKMQGITDKHTIRERVQHYLEEVGLWEEVKNRLHGPASKLSIGQQQRLCLARGLAVQPEIILADEPTSALDPISSRKIEEKFLELKSDYTLVLVTHILRQAKRLADHVIFMYLGEVIEQGPPQEIFEHPQTAVLREYLKSGH; this is encoded by the coding sequence ATGCACAACAAGGATATTATCAGGATTGAAGATTTGCATGTCACCACTTCTACACAGGTTATACTCAGGCACATAAACCTTCACATTCCAAGAAACAAGATTACGGTGATACTTGGACCATCGGGATGTGGGAAAACCACGTTGCTGAAATGTTTAAACCGCTTAACTGATTTGCATCCTCAATTGCAGGTTACAGGTAAAGTGTGGATTGATGATGAAGATATTTTTCAACCCAATGTGGATGTAATAGCTGTTCGCAAAAAGATGGGTCTGCTCTCCCAAAGACCCTTTCCCTTACCTATGTCGATTTACCAGAATGTTGCATACGGATTGAAAATGCAGGGCATTACAGACAAACACACAATACGGGAGCGTGTTCAGCACTATCTGGAGGAGGTAGGGTTATGGGAAGAAGTAAAGAATCGCCTTCACGGCCCGGCTTCAAAGCTATCCATTGGTCAGCAGCAAAGACTTTGCCTGGCAAGAGGGTTGGCCGTACAACCTGAAATTATTCTGGCTGATGAACCGACTTCGGCATTGGATCCTATTTCCAGCAGAAAAATCGAAGAGAAATTTCTGGAATTAAAATCCGATTACACATTGGTTTTGGTAACGCATATTTTACGCCAGGCAAAAAGGCTTGCTGATCATGTGATTTTTATGTACTTGGGAGAAGTGATTGAGCAAGGGCCTCCGCAAGAAATTTTCGAACATCCGCAAACAGCGGTTTTGAGAGAATACCTCAAAAGTGGTCATTAA
- a CDS encoding PstA family ABC transporter permease: MKNIPHSSRSRRKSILEEKIMKCIMAIATYSIILVFIYMILVISREGIPALSWEMISEIPGGGFYFGKEGGILNAIIGSVYLSVGGTFLSLLISIPVALYLNIHLLHYNRITAGIRYLLDILWGIPSILYGAFGFVLMIVFHLQASLLAGIITLALMITPIIIRAFDEALQGIPEGMLEACYAMGLTRRQIAFQVFIRQAMPGLITATLVGFGRAIGDAASVLFTTGYTDYIPKNLYDPTASLPLAIFFQLSSPIPEVRERAYAAAFILTIIILMISLLIRLCTSRLSKYQI; the protein is encoded by the coding sequence ATGAAAAATATTCCACACTCTTCGCGTTCCAGACGAAAATCCATACTAGAGGAGAAAATCATGAAATGCATCATGGCTATTGCTACCTACAGCATTATTCTGGTGTTTATTTACATGATACTTGTCATTTCCAGGGAAGGCATACCTGCGCTATCATGGGAAATGATAAGTGAGATTCCTGGAGGTGGATTTTATTTCGGGAAAGAAGGAGGAATATTGAATGCCATTATTGGTTCGGTATATTTATCAGTTGGCGGAACGTTTTTATCCTTATTGATATCAATACCCGTTGCGTTATATCTGAATATTCATTTGCTGCATTATAATCGCATTACAGCAGGAATTCGTTATTTGCTTGATATTCTATGGGGCATACCATCCATTCTGTATGGAGCCTTTGGATTTGTCCTAATGATTGTTTTTCATCTTCAGGCATCATTGCTTGCTGGTATTATTACATTGGCTTTGATGATTACTCCCATCATCATCCGGGCTTTTGACGAGGCACTGCAAGGGATTCCGGAAGGTATGCTGGAAGCATGCTATGCAATGGGACTTACACGTCGGCAGATTGCTTTTCAGGTTTTTATCCGTCAGGCTATGCCAGGATTGATAACCGCAACGCTGGTAGGATTTGGGAGAGCCATAGGTGATGCAGCTTCTGTATTATTCACGACTGGTTATACTGATTATATACCTAAGAATTTATATGATCCCACTGCTTCATTGCCATTGGCTATATTTTTTCAATTGAGTTCTCCCATTCCTGAGGTACGCGAAAGAGCCTATGCTGCTGCATTCATTTTAACCATCATTATTCTCATGATCAGCCTGCTTATCAGATTATGCACATCCAGATTATCGAAGTATCAGATTTAA